One window from the genome of Calonectris borealis chromosome 24, bCalBor7.hap1.2, whole genome shotgun sequence encodes:
- the LOC142092536 gene encoding 5-hydroxytryptamine receptor 3A-like: MTPAALGALLALLPLASTLQSQGTQRGGRTPEPAEPALRRLSHYLLAHYQKGTRPVRDWRTTTNVAIDLMVYAILSVDEKNQVLTTYIWYRQHWTDEFLRWDPARFDNLTQVSLPAESIWVPDILINEFVDVGRSPHVPYVYVGHHGEVQNLKPIQVMTACSLDIYNFPFDVQNCSLTFTSWLHHIRDINLSLWRQPELVKFDRSVFMNQGEWELLYVLSRFQEFSVKSSDSYAEMKFYVVIRRRPLFYTVNLLLPSIFLMVMDIVGFYLPPNSGERVSFKITLLLGYSVFLIIVSDTLPATAVGTPLIGIYFVVCMALLVISLTETILIVRLVHKQDLQPHVPDWVKRLLLERATVLLCIRDRGKFSQSRTQSSDISRQAENSDSTAKLNHYGREDPRECETAGGARPAPAFVGQAEGSPLMRGVLREITAIRQFLEKREEFRDVAREWLQVGYVLDVLLFRAYLAAVLAYGITLGTLWSVWRDA; this comes from the exons ATGACGCCCGCCGCTCTCGGGGCGcttctggccctgctgcctctcGCCTCGACGCTGCAGAGCCAAG GTACCCAGCGGGGGGGCCGGACACCGGAGCCCGCCGAGCCCGCCCTGCGCCGCCTGTCCCACTACCTGCTGGCCCACTACCAGAAGGGCACCCGGCCTGTGCGGGACTGGCGAACGACCACCAATGTGGCTATCGACCTCATGGTCTACGCCATCCTCAGCGTG GACGAGAAGAACCAGGTGCTGACCACCTACATCTGGTACAGGCAG CACTGGACGGACGAGTTTCTCAGGTGGGACCCGGCGCGCTTCGACAACTTGACGCAGGTCTCCCTCCCCGCGGAGAGCATCTGGGTGCCCGACATCCTCATCAACGAGTT CGTGGACGTCGGAaggtccccccatgtcccctacgTCTATGTTGGCCACCATGGGGAGGTGCAGAACCTCAAACCCATCCAGGTGATGACGGCCTGCAGCCTGGACATCTACAACTTCCCCTTCGACGTCCAGAACTGCTCGCTCACCTTCACCAGCTGGCTGCACCACA TCCGTGACATCAACCTCTCGCTGTGGCGGCAGCCGGAGCTGGTCAAGTTCGACCGGAGCGTCTTCATGAACCAGGGCGAGTGGGAGCTGCTCTACGTCCTCAGTCGCTTCCAGGAGTTCAGCGTCAAGAGCAGCGACAGCTACGCCGAGATGAAGTTCTAT GTAGTCATCCGGAGACGTCCCCTCTTCTACACCGTCaacctgctgctccccagcatctTCCTGATGGTCATGGACATCGTGGGCTTCTACCTACCTCCCAACAGTGGCGAGAGGGTCTCTTTCAAGATCACCCTCCTGCTGGGCTACTCGGTTTTCCTCATCATTGTATCCGACACGCTGCCAGCCACTGCGGTCGGCACCCCCTTGATAG GCATCTACTTTGTGGTGTGCATGGCGCTGCTCGTCATCAGCCTGACGGAGACCATCCTGATCGTGCGCCTGGTGCACAAGCAAGACCTGCAGCCCCACGTCCCCGACTGGGTGAAGCGCCTGCTGCTGGAACGAGCCACCGTCCTGCTCTGCATCCGGGACAGGGGGAAATTTAGCCAAAGCAGGACGCAGAGCTCGGACATCTCCAGGCAGGCGGAGAACAGCGACAGCACAG CCAAGCTGAACCACTACGGCCGTGAAGACCCCCGGGAGTGCGAGACGGCGGGGGGCGCGAGGCCTGCACCGGCCTTTGTCGGCCAGGCGGAGGGCTCCCCGCTGATGCGCGGCGTCCTGCGCGAGATCACCGCCATCCGCCAGTTCCTGGAGAAACGCGAGGAGTTTCGCGACGTCGCCCGCGAGTGGCTGCAAGTGGGCTACGTGTTGGACGTCCTGCTCTTCCGGGCGTACCTGGCGGCCGTCCTGGCCTACGGCATCACGCTGGGCACCCTCTGGTCGGTGTGGCGGGACGCCTGA